One part of the Desulfobacterales bacterium genome encodes these proteins:
- a CDS encoding dTMP kinase: MFITLEGIEGSGKTTQVKNILEFMSMKGIEAIRTQEPGGTNIGGKIRTLLLDPENKDIHPMTELLLYFADRTQHYTEFIKPLLQKGKAVVCDRFFESTLAYQGYARGMDIDLIKYLHKIIFGGIKPDITLLFDLPAEIGLTRALNDIKAGNRPKNEARFEKENILFHEKVRNGYLEISRLEPDRIKVINALLDKNKVKDEIFNVLSLKLDTNNDGTKKKKNN, from the coding sequence TACGCAAGTTAAAAATATACTTGAATTTATGTCTATGAAAGGCATAGAAGCGATAAGAACTCAGGAACCTGGAGGAACAAACATTGGAGGAAAAATTAGAACTCTTCTCCTTGACCCTGAGAATAAAGATATACATCCAATGACTGAGTTATTATTGTATTTTGCTGATAGAACCCAGCATTACACAGAATTTATTAAGCCTTTGCTTCAAAAAGGAAAAGCAGTTGTTTGTGACAGATTCTTTGAATCTACGCTCGCATATCAGGGGTATGCAAGGGGTATGGATATAGACTTGATTAAATATTTACATAAAATTATATTTGGAGGCATAAAGCCAGACATTACATTACTTTTTGATCTTCCAGCTGAAATAGGTTTAACAAGAGCATTAAATGACATCAAAGCTGGGAATAGACCAAAAAATGAAGCTCGTTTTGAAAAAGAGAATATTTTATTCCACGAAAAAGTTAGAAATGGTTATCTCGAAATATCAAGGCTTGAGCCAGATAGAATTAAAGTAATTAACGCTTTATTAGATAAAAATAAGGTAAAAGACGAAATTTTTAATGTATTATCTTTAAAATTAGATACTAACAATGACGGCACTAAAAAGAAAAAAAATAATTAG